The genomic window CGACCGCGCCCGGCGAGATCACCGTCGTGCGGATGTTGTACGGCTTCACCTCTTGCCGCAGCCCTTCCGACAGGGCGCGGACGGCGTGCTTGGTGGCCGAGTAGACCGCACCGCCCGGCCCGACCTTGTGGCCGGCGACCGAGGAGACGTTGATGATCTGCCCGCTCTTCTGCTGCTGCATGTGCGGGAGCGCCGCGGCGATGCCGTACAGCACGCCCTTGATGTTGACGTCAATCATCCGGTCCCACTCGTCCACCTTCAGGCGCTCCAGCATCGACTGCGGCATCAGGCCCGCGTTGTTGATGATGACGTCGATGCGCCCGTACGTCTCCACGGCCGCGTCCACCAGCCGCTGCACCTGGTCACGCTGGGTCACGTCCGTCTCGACCGCGAGCGCCTTCCCGCCGCTGGCCGTCAGCTCGTTCGCCAGTGCCTGGATGCGATCCACGCGCCGCGCGCCGAGCACCACGGCCGCGCCCTGCGCGGAAAGCAGCCGCGCGG from Longimicrobiaceae bacterium includes these protein-coding regions:
- a CDS encoding SDR family oxidoreductase, producing MSKNVEGIDGKVVVITGASSGLGEATARLLSAQGAAVVLGARRVDRIQALANELTASGGKALAVETDVTQRDQVQRLVDAAVETYGRIDVIINNAGLMPQSMLERLKVDEWDRMIDVNIKGVLYGIAAALPHMQQQKSGQIINVSSVAGHKVGPGGAVYSATKHAVRALSEGLRQEVKPYNIRTTVISPGAVATELPNTVTDAAVAERINKLYEEVAIPADSFARAVAFAMSQPEDVDINEILFRPTRQEY